Genomic DNA from Clostridium sp. BJN0013:
TAAATGGACTTTCTCTCGAAAATATAAAAATTCAGAAATATAGGGCAATTTTAAGTATAGAAGATCCTATGGTACTCGAAGTAATAAGTGAAATTTTAAGAGAGCTTAAAGTAGAGGTAAAACTTTATGATAGATTTGGAGATACCAAAGGGCTGGCCAAAAAAGTTGTAGAAGATAGTGCGAGCTTTGGAATTGAAATAGATGAGGAATGTAAAAAACCAGTTATTATAGATGAAAAGGGAAGTATAATAAAGGACAATCTATATGATGCTTTAAATGCACTGGTTATGCTTAAAACCCATGACATAAAAATTTTAGTAGTTCCAGTTACAGCCTCTTCCACCATGGAAAAGCTGGCAAAAATATGTGGATGTAAATTTATAAGGACTAAGACCGCCCATAAATTTATACTGGAAACTTATTTAAAAAATACTCCTTATTTAAGTGAGAGGGATATAGTAAGTGCATATCTTATGACATTAGATGCAGTAAGTGTATGTGCCATGATTATTAATTTTATGGCAAATTGCAACAGAACTCTTTCCCAGATAACTTCTACTATTCCTCAATACTATACTTTGAAAAAAGAGATAAAGTGTCCTTGGAATATGAAAGGGAGACTAATGAGAAATTTAATAGAAGAAAATACTTCAAAATCTATAGATTTAATTGAAGGGGTAAAACTTAATTTTGAAGACGGATGGGTTTTAGTGATGCCGGATGCAGATGAACCTTTATGTAAGATATATACAGAGTGCAGTGATTATAAAAAGCTTAATAAACTTACAGATGATATTTTAAATAAAATTACTACTATAACTAAAGAATACTAAAATATCTTCTACTTGTTATTTATTTTTATATACTTTAAAATTATATATAACAGATAAAAAACAGTAAATAATATATAAAAGTAGGATCAATTTTTAGTAGCATAGGTGTGATTATATTATGAGTATAAGGTTTATATATGGAAGGGCAGGTAGTGGCAAAAGTTATTATTGTCTTGAAGATATTAAAAAAAGAATACAAAAAGGTAGTGACAGAAATCTAATACTTCTAGTTCCAGAACAATTTTCCTTTCAGGCAGAGAAAAATTTAATAAAGTCAATAGGAGAAAAGGGAACTTTAAAGGCGCAGGTGCTTAGTTTTAGAAGGATGGCTGAAAAAGTATTTGATGAAGTAGGAGGAGGAATTAAAAAACACATAAATGATGCGGGCAAAAATATACTTTTGTATAAAATAATAGAAGAAAATAAGAATAAATTAAAAGTTTACAAAACTTCTGCAAAAAAACGGGGTTTTGTAAACTTGGTTTCAGATATAATAGGAGAATTGAAGAAGTACAATATATCTCCTGAAATCTTAAAGGAAAATTTAGATAGGATAGAAAATAAAAGTTTAAAAAATAAGTTAGAAGATATAGGAATGTTATTTTTGGAATTTCAAAATAGGCTTAGTAAAAATTATATAGATTTAGAAGATACATTGCACAGCCTATGTGAAAAATTAGATAAGTCTACTATTTTTAAAAATGCAGAGGTTTGGATAGATGAATTTTCCACTTTTACCCCCCAGGAATACAGTGTAATAGAAAAAATTATGTGCAGTGCGTATCGAGTAAATATAACCTTATGTATGGATGCATTGGGGGAATATTCAGAAAGGGAAAGCATGGACTTGTTTTTACCTATTAAAATTACAGAGCAAAAGATTTTACAAATAGCAAAAGAAAATAATATAACCTATCACAAACCAGTAAATTTAAGGTGTAGTCCCTGCTATAGATTTAAAAATAGTACCGCACTTCAACACCTTCAACATTCTTTGTTCTCATATCCTTATAAGAGTTATGAAGAATCTACAGAAGACATAAAGATATTCAAAGCTTTAAATAAATATACTGAAATAGATTATATTGCAAGAGACATAGTAAAAGCTTGCAGGGACAAAAATCTTAGATTTAAGGATATTGCGGTGGTTACAGGAGATTTAGATGAATATGAAAATTTAATAAAAGCAGTATTTAATCAATATGACATACCTTATTTTATAGATAGAAAAAGAGAAATTATTCATAACCAAATTGTAGTTTTAATAATTTCTGCCGTTGAGATATTGGCTAAAAACTGGTCTTATGAGTCTGTGTTTAGATATTTAAAAACAGGACTTTTGGATTTAGAATTTGATGATATAGATATGCTGGAGAATTATGTGCTGGCTAATGGAATAAGGGGAAAACAATGGCTGGATACAAAACCTTGGAGTTTTAAGATAAATTATGGTAATTTTAAAGAGGGTGACTGTGAAGAGGAGGAAGAATATTTAAATAGAATAAATTTCATAAGGAATAAGGTTAGAGAACCAATTTTAAAACTTTCTTCTGATATAAAAGGAAGGAAAAAAGGAAGGCATATATGTGAGGGATTATATAATTTTTTATGTGAGTTAAAAATACCAGAAAAGGTAGAAGAACTTATAATAGAATTCAGAAATAGTGATAAATTAGATAAGGCAAATGAGTATAGTCAAATCTGGGATATAGTGGTAGATGTATTGGATCAAATTGTAGACGTAATAGGAGACCAATCTTTTGGTATGGAAATATTTAACGAACTATTGGTAATAGGTTTTTCGCAATATGAAATAGGGGTAATACCTCCTGCGTTAGATCAAGTTTTGGTAAGTAATATAACCAGAATAAAGAGTTATAATATAAGTGCACTCTACATAGCTGGCGTCAATGATGGAATCTTTCCTGTAACTATATTGCCAGAGGGAATTTTTACAGATCAGGATAGGGATGAACTTAAGGAAAATGGATTGGAAATAGCACCTAATACAAGAAGCAGGGCTTTCGAAGAACAATTTTTAATATATTCTACATTAACCATAGTAGATAAATATTTAACATTGACTTATTCTATGAGCGATGAAGAAGGGAAAGCTAAAAGACCTTCTGTCGTTATATCCATGATAAAAAAATTATTTCCTAAATTACAGGAAAAAAGCAATTTGTTGGATGCATCAGGCTGTGAAGAGGGAATAGAAGCTGTAAACAGTCCTAAAGCCACCTTTAATATGTTAATTTCAAATATAAGGAAAAATTTAGGCCATAAAGAAAATATAAATTTACTTTGGATAGGTGTCTATAGGTGGTACAGAGAACATGAAATCTGGAATAAAAGACTAGAGACAGTGTTAGGTGCATTTTATTACAATAATGAAATTAAAATTTCAGATTTAGCTAAGATTAGAAGGCTTTATGGAAAACATCTAAATATGAGCGTTTCAAGGTTAGAAAAATTTGCACAATGTCCTTTTGGGTATTTTGTACAATATGGACTTAAAGTTAAAGACAGGGAAATGTATAGTTTAAGTGCTCCAGATCTAGGAAGCTTTATGCATGGCATACTTGAAAGATTTTCTATTAAGCTAAAAGAAAAAAATTTAACCTGGGAGAGTGTAGATGAAAGATATTGCGAAGAAAATGTAAAGGCTTTAATAGATAATGCTTTAGACAATAGTCCTAATTTCATACTAAACAGTTCTAAAAAATATAAACATATTACAGATAAATTAAAGAAAACACTTACAAGGTCGGTATGGCTTATAGCACAACATATGAAAAAAGGGAATTTTATACCTAGGGCCTATGAACTTGTCTTTGGTGAAATAGGTGATTTTCCTTCTATTTCAATAGAGTTAGATTCAGGAGAAAAAGTTAGTCTTACAGGAAAAGTAGACAGAGTAGATACAGCAAGGGAAGATATAACAACTTATATTAGAATAGTAGATTATAAATCAGGTACCAAGGAATTTAGACTTTCTGACGTATATTATGGTTTTCAATTACAGCTTTTAATATATTTGGATGCTATACTTACAGAGTTTGATAAAATGACTAAAGGGAAATCTATTCCTGCTGGATTACTATATTTTAAGTTACAAGACCCCATACTAAAGACTAAAGGAAATATATCTGACCATGAAATAGAAGATAGAATAACTAAAAGTTTAAAAATGGATGGATTGCTTTTAAATGATGTAAATGTAATAAAAAAGATGGATACTAGTATGGAAAAGAGTTCAGATATTATATCTGTTTCCATAAAGAAGGATGGAAATCTTTCTAAGTCCAAATCGTCATTGGCCACAAGAAAGCAGTTTGAAATTCTAAGGAAGTATGTAAAAAAAACTATAGCAGATTTATGTAAAAAAATATTGGCTGGAAATATAGAAGTTACCCCTTATAAAAATAAAACTAAAAATGGCTGTAGTTATTGTGAATATTCGGCTATATGTCAATTTGATACTTCTATAAAAGGAAATAAATATAGAATAATTGAAGATAAAAGTGATGAAGAAATATGGAGGAGTATAGAAAATAAAATTGAAGAATAGGACGTTAATAATTTTTGATTTGAATATACATTATAATTAGCATTGGAGGATAAAGAATGAGATTATTGTTGACTAACGATGATGGAATAATGGCGGAAGGAATACACGTACTGGCTAAACATTTTGAAAAAGATAATGAAGTTATAATTGCAGCACCGGATATACAACGAAGTGGCAGCGGTCATTGCATAACTACTGTACCAGGTGAATTAACTGTACAGGAAGTAAAACTTAAAGGAATAAATTCAAAAGCTTATAGCATTAATGGTACTCCAGCAGATTGTGCCAGATTAGGAGTGCGAAAATTGGGAAATGATCAAATAGATATGGTTATATCTGGAATAAATAATGGCTTTAATTTAGGTATAGACTCATTATATTCTGGAACTGTATCTGCAGCTATAGAAGCTGCTATATGTGAGGTGCCTTCCATAGCTGTATCCCTTGATACTAAGGGAGGAAATTATGATTACAATATAGCAGCGGAATATGCTCTGGAAGTTTTCTCTATATATAAAGATAAATATAAAGGTAAAGATGAAAATATAGTTTTAAGTTTAAATGTACCATGTTTACCTAGGGAGGAAATAAAGGGGTTAAAGGTATGCAGAGTTGGATTCAAATATCATCTTCAGGAAATATATGATAAGGGAGAAAAGATAGAAGAGCTAAGTTACAATTATACGGACATATATTATGTGAAAAGAGGATATGCGGCACTTAGTCCCTTGCACTATGATTTAACTAATTATAAAATATTAGAGGATGTTAATAATCTTTTTGCTGAAAAATAATATGTATGTATTTAAACTATATATTGTATTTTTCTTGATCTAGAATTATAGATATATCAGTTCTAATTATACAAAACAAGAGGAGGAAAATTTTTAATGAAACT
This window encodes:
- the surE gene encoding 5'/3'-nucleotidase SurE encodes the protein MRLLLTNDDGIMAEGIHVLAKHFEKDNEVIIAAPDIQRSGSGHCITTVPGELTVQEVKLKGINSKAYSINGTPADCARLGVRKLGNDQIDMVISGINNGFNLGIDSLYSGTVSAAIEAAICEVPSIAVSLDTKGGNYDYNIAAEYALEVFSIYKDKYKGKDENIVLSLNVPCLPREEIKGLKVCRVGFKYHLQEIYDKGEKIEELSYNYTDIYYVKRGYAALSPLHYDLTNYKILEDVNNLFAEK
- the addB gene encoding helicase-exonuclease AddAB subunit AddB; protein product: MSIRFIYGRAGSGKSYYCLEDIKKRIQKGSDRNLILLVPEQFSFQAEKNLIKSIGEKGTLKAQVLSFRRMAEKVFDEVGGGIKKHINDAGKNILLYKIIEENKNKLKVYKTSAKKRGFVNLVSDIIGELKKYNISPEILKENLDRIENKSLKNKLEDIGMLFLEFQNRLSKNYIDLEDTLHSLCEKLDKSTIFKNAEVWIDEFSTFTPQEYSVIEKIMCSAYRVNITLCMDALGEYSERESMDLFLPIKITEQKILQIAKENNITYHKPVNLRCSPCYRFKNSTALQHLQHSLFSYPYKSYEESTEDIKIFKALNKYTEIDYIARDIVKACRDKNLRFKDIAVVTGDLDEYENLIKAVFNQYDIPYFIDRKREIIHNQIVVLIISAVEILAKNWSYESVFRYLKTGLLDLEFDDIDMLENYVLANGIRGKQWLDTKPWSFKINYGNFKEGDCEEEEEYLNRINFIRNKVREPILKLSSDIKGRKKGRHICEGLYNFLCELKIPEKVEELIIEFRNSDKLDKANEYSQIWDIVVDVLDQIVDVIGDQSFGMEIFNELLVIGFSQYEIGVIPPALDQVLVSNITRIKSYNISALYIAGVNDGIFPVTILPEGIFTDQDRDELKENGLEIAPNTRSRAFEEQFLIYSTLTIVDKYLTLTYSMSDEEGKAKRPSVVISMIKKLFPKLQEKSNLLDASGCEEGIEAVNSPKATFNMLISNIRKNLGHKENINLLWIGVYRWYREHEIWNKRLETVLGAFYYNNEIKISDLAKIRRLYGKHLNMSVSRLEKFAQCPFGYFVQYGLKVKDREMYSLSAPDLGSFMHGILERFSIKLKEKNLTWESVDERYCEENVKALIDNALDNSPNFILNSSKKYKHITDKLKKTLTRSVWLIAQHMKKGNFIPRAYELVFGEIGDFPSISIELDSGEKVSLTGKVDRVDTAREDITTYIRIVDYKSGTKEFRLSDVYYGFQLQLLIYLDAILTEFDKMTKGKSIPAGLLYFKLQDPILKTKGNISDHEIEDRITKSLKMDGLLLNDVNVIKKMDTSMEKSSDIISVSIKKDGNLSKSKSSLATRKQFEILRKYVKKTIADLCKKILAGNIEVTPYKNKTKNGCSYCEYSAICQFDTSIKGNKYRIIEDKSDEEIWRSIENKIEE